The Urbifossiella limnaea nucleotide sequence GCGAGCTCCTTCGCCGCCTCGCAGCGCTCGGTGCTCTGGGTCGTGCCCGCCTGGTACGTCGCCGCCTCGGTACACACCAGCGCCACGCCCACCTTTCGCAGCCGGCACGGGCCCAGCTGCGCCACCCGCCCGTGGTACGTGCCGCCGGGCTCGAACGGGTGGGCGTCCACTTCTACCGTCACCTGGCCGGTCAGCATGGCGACCACCCACGCGCCGGCGGCGACGACGCCGACGACGACCAGCACCAGGCCGATCAGCACGAACGGGATGAGAAACACCATCAGGAACCACTCGGGCTGCCCGCGCTGGACGGCGAGCACGGCCTGCCAAACGAACACGCTGACGATGCCGTTCCAGAACACCGCCACGCCGAGGACGCCACGCAGGCGCAGCCGGCGCTGAGGTCGGCGGGCGGCAGGCGGCGTGCGAACTCGCGGCCGGGGAGCGACGGGTCGGCCGGCACCGTCGGGAAAGCGTCGGGGACGGCGGGGGTTGCGGTGAGTTCCGAACGCCGCGGCGGCTTCGGGGTCAGCACCGCGGCCTTCTCCGGCGACGGGGCGGCGCGCTTCAGGCGTTCCGGCAGCGCCTTCAGGTACGGCCACGCGAGGAAGCTGAACAGCACGCCGGGGGCGAAGAACACGACCGGCGCCACCCACCCGGGGGCGCCGAGAACCTGTGCGGCGATCACTCCGCCGATCGACAGCACCGCGACGAGCAGGAACGCCCCGACGACCGGCGCGAGCAGCGGCCACGCCGCCCGCTGTTCGGGGGTCATCTCGACGCCGGAGGCGCGGGCGCGGCGGACGGCCAGCACCACGAGCCCGACGACGTACAGGATCGGGACGCCGAACATGATGCCGGCGACGACCGGCAGCGGCGCGTCGAACCCGACGCCGGCGCCGACCGCGCCGGCGAATCCGAGGAGGCCGGCGAACACGAGGCCGGCGAACAGCAAGCACCCGTGTAGCGGCTTCGGCGGGGCGTCGGGGTCGGCCATGCGCCGAGTAGACCACGCCCGCCCCGCCGACGCAACTGCCGGTCACTGCGCCGGGCGCACCTCCCACCGGCGAGCCTGCGGCGCGGCCAGCTTGTACACCTCCGCCTGCGCCGCGTCGGCCTCGGCGCGGCGCGTCGCAAGCTCGGCCGCGCGCCGCTTCTGGCCCGCCGGCGTGCTCCAGTACGGGTCGCCGTTCAGCAGGATGCCGCGGAACCGGCCGTGAACGATCCTGTTCTTATCGTTGATCGCCTTCAGCACCGCGTTCCCCTGCTCCCACACCGGGCCGGTCGTGACGGTGCCCAGGTTCACCCCGTCGGCCAGTTGCTTCGCCGTGTACTTCGCCACCTCCTTGCCGTCGATCTTCACGGCGTAGTTGCCCTCGGCCAACCCCTTCACCGTCAGCCCGTAGCGGTTCAGGTCGCGCAGCTCGTTCGTGTACGGCAGCATCGGCAGCCAGTCCTTCTGCACGGGCAGCGGCAGCGCGTCGTCGAGCCGGGTGAACGTCACCCCGTCCTTGCCGGCCTTCAGCTCCGTCACCATCGCCCCCTTCGCCGCGATGCCGCCGGCCGCGGTCAATTCCACCTCGCTCGCCGCCGCCGGCGCCTTCAGACCGGTGAGGATGGCGTGGGCCATCAGCAGTCCGCCCGGGGGCGACGTGTGAAACCCGTCGTAGTACGGCACCGCCGACTTCGCCTTCGGATCCACTTCCTCCATGCGGTCGGTCGCGGCCTTGGTGATCGCGTACTGGTCCACGAACGCGAACCCGTACTTCCCGGCGAGGCCGGCGAGCGGGGCGTAGAACTGCTTCTGCGTCACCACGTACTCGGCGCCGTTGCTCTTGTTCCGCTTGTCCACGGCGTTCGGCGACAGCAGCGCCACGCGGACGCCGGCGTCCTTCGCCATCTTCAGCATCGCCTCGGTCCGCTCCGCGAACTGCTTGGCGCGGTTGGCGTCGAACTTGCCGTAGCCGCCGTCGTTCATCCCGAAGTTGATGGTGACGGCCGTCGGCTTCTCGTCGAGGACGTGGCTCTGGAACCGGCCGGCGCCGCCGCCGGCGGTGTCGCCGCCGATGCCGGCGTTGAGGAAGCTCATCTTCCCGTTCGGGAACCGCGTGGTGAGGTACAGCTCGACGTAGGTGCTGTACTGGTACTGCTCGGTGATGCTGTCGCCGAGGAAGACGACGCGGTCGCCGGGGCGGAAGAAGAACTCGCCGGGCGAGGCGGGAGCTTTGTCGTCGGCGCCGGCCGGCGCGGGCAGCGCCGCGGCGGCGACGAGCAGCGCGGCGGGGAGGAGGCGGACCACGGGCGGACCTCGTGTGGGGAGTGGGGCACCGCTAGAATAGCGGGATGGAGCCGTACCTGAATCTGCTGCGCGACGTGTACACACGCGGCATCGACAAGCCGCAG carries:
- a CDS encoding GDSL-type esterase/lipase family protein, which produces MVRLLPAALLVAAAALPAPAGADDKAPASPGEFFFRPGDRVVFLGDSITEQYQYSTYVELYLTTRFPNGKMSFLNAGIGGDTAGGGAGRFQSHVLDEKPTAVTINFGMNDGGYGKFDANRAKQFAERTEAMLKMAKDAGVRVALLSPNAVDKRNKSNGAEYVVTQKQFYAPLAGLAGKYGFAFVDQYAITKAATDRMEEVDPKAKSAVPYYDGFHTSPPGGLLMAHAILTGLKAPAAASEVELTAAGGIAAKGAMVTELKAGKDGVTFTRLDDALPLPVQKDWLPMLPYTNELRDLNRYGLTVKGLAEGNYAVKIDGKEVAKYTAKQLADGVNLGTVTTGPVWEQGNAVLKAINDKNRIVHGRFRGILLNGDPYWSTPAGQKRRAAELATRRAEADAAQAEVYKLAAPQARRWEVRPAQ